The Candidatus Edwardsbacteria bacterium genome has a segment encoding these proteins:
- the otsB gene encoding trehalose-phosphatase, which yields MILLMLDFDGTLAPIRPRPEMARLPSGTLKLLDSLGRSSDITLAIISGRKLAELKKLVPVRGMYYAGCHGLEISGPGFKFTHPRARAAIPHLKSLLKDLKGLESKLPGALIEDKGLSVALHFRNVTGEYIPSMNEQISGLQKKYPRLLCQPGRKVYDFRPNVSWDKGRAVKLLVKKLYNKKPFPIYIGDDTTDEDAFRALRGVGLTLLVENREKPQGRTAAEFRLASPAKVLTFLKSLIQSKGLP from the coding sequence ATGATCCTGCTGATGCTGGATTTCGACGGGACCCTGGCCCCCATCCGCCCCCGCCCCGAAATGGCCAGGCTTCCGTCCGGCACCCTTAAACTGCTTGACAGCCTGGGCCGGTCTTCTGATATAACACTGGCCATCATCAGCGGAAGGAAGCTGGCCGAGCTGAAAAAACTGGTGCCGGTCCGGGGCATGTATTATGCCGGATGTCACGGCCTGGAGATCAGCGGGCCGGGATTTAAATTCACCCATCCCCGGGCCAGGGCGGCCATCCCCCATCTGAAATCCCTGCTCAAAGATCTGAAGGGTTTGGAAAGCAAACTGCCAGGGGCCTTGATAGAGGACAAGGGGCTGTCGGTGGCCCTCCACTTCCGTAACGTGACCGGGGAATATATTCCTTCTATGAACGAACAGATCTCCGGGTTGCAAAAAAAATATCCCCGTCTGCTCTGCCAGCCGGGCCGGAAGGTCTATGATTTCAGGCCCAATGTATCCTGGGACAAGGGGCGGGCCGTCAAACTGCTGGTGAAAAAACTTTATAATAAGAAGCCATTCCCAATTTATATCGGCGATGATACTACCGACGAGGACGCCTTCCGGGCATTGCGGGGGGTCGGCCTTACCTTGCTGGTGGAGAACCGGGAGAAACCCCAGGGCCGGACCGCAGCAGAATTCCGGCTGGCATCCCCGGCCAAAGTGCTGACATTTTTAAAATCCCTGATTCAATCGAAAGGACTTCCTTGA
- a CDS encoding chloride channel protein produces MIAKFKKYALRATERISQIGRPTRILLLGVGLGIITGLTAVAFRSLIIFSNSLFFPHDPHQIFLIGRWWRYLAFMIPAIGGLLVGGIMYLFFRQEEPLSGVPEVMAAVSLKGGLLNPRMGLKSLLSAITIGSGGSAGPEGPIVEIGSSLGSYLGQKLKLTGNELRLMAGCGAAAGIAAVFGAPLGGVFFALEIILGEFAINTFAPVVLSAVAASVISRTFLGDQPAFQVTAVTSLGSLYDIIPFLVLGLLSGLISVLFINVLYKGQSMFGRYKFSSWLKPAVGGLMVGVLGLALPQVLGEGYHSVTAILNGNILWWTALLLVFAKILATSLTLGSGAPGGSFAPAVFIGAMLGGAFGQLLAILFPGFFVYNASFALAGAAGVVAGALNAPLTAGLIIFEITGTYKIVLPAMIVVAISAMITKRMKGSSVYTQAMFKAGLPVDQLRRHSHLSSATCRQAMKRDILAILPQMSLHDIIKAISRTDQLILPVIDDNNKYLASVNWSQLRLFLEDEQTGGLIIAHDVMIKVPQVKADDSLSLALMHLIKNDMQEIPVVEDGKLVGLIGNKEILKGGF; encoded by the coding sequence TTGATCGCCAAATTTAAAAAATATGCTCTTAGGGCTACCGAGCGTATTTCTCAGATAGGCCGCCCCACCAGGATACTGCTCTTGGGGGTCGGCTTGGGGATCATCACCGGTCTGACTGCGGTGGCCTTCCGCAGCCTGATCATCTTCTCCAACAGCCTGTTCTTTCCCCACGATCCGCATCAGATATTCCTGATCGGCCGGTGGTGGCGCTATCTGGCTTTCATGATACCGGCCATCGGAGGTCTGTTGGTGGGCGGCATTATGTACCTTTTCTTCCGCCAGGAGGAGCCGTTATCAGGAGTTCCCGAAGTGATGGCCGCAGTCTCGCTGAAAGGCGGCCTGCTCAATCCCAGGATGGGCCTTAAGAGCCTGCTCTCTGCCATCACCATCGGCTCGGGCGGCTCGGCCGGTCCGGAGGGCCCGATAGTGGAGATCGGCTCCTCGCTGGGATCATATCTGGGGCAGAAACTGAAATTGACCGGCAATGAATTGAGGCTGATGGCGGGATGCGGAGCCGCTGCCGGAATTGCCGCGGTCTTCGGGGCGCCTCTGGGCGGGGTGTTCTTCGCTCTGGAGATCATCCTGGGCGAATTCGCCATCAATACCTTTGCACCGGTGGTGCTTTCGGCGGTGGCGGCCTCGGTCATCTCCCGTACCTTTTTGGGCGACCAGCCGGCCTTCCAGGTGACGGCGGTAACCTCGCTGGGCTCGCTCTATGACATCATCCCCTTTTTGGTCCTGGGCCTTTTATCCGGACTGATATCGGTGCTTTTCATCAATGTCCTCTACAAGGGGCAGTCCATGTTCGGCCGGTATAAATTCTCCTCCTGGCTGAAGCCGGCAGTGGGCGGTTTGATGGTGGGGGTGCTGGGCCTGGCTCTGCCCCAGGTCCTGGGCGAAGGGTATCATTCGGTAACCGCCATTTTGAATGGAAACATACTGTGGTGGACCGCCCTGCTGCTGGTCTTTGCCAAAATACTGGCCACCTCATTGACCCTGGGCTCCGGCGCGCCAGGGGGGTCGTTTGCCCCGGCCGTTTTCATCGGGGCGATGCTGGGCGGGGCCTTCGGCCAGCTGCTGGCGATTTTGTTTCCCGGGTTCTTTGTTTATAATGCCTCCTTCGCCCTGGCCGGGGCCGCCGGGGTGGTGGCCGGGGCCCTAAACGCTCCGCTGACCGCCGGGCTTATCATCTTCGAGATCACCGGGACTTACAAGATAGTGCTGCCGGCCATGATCGTGGTGGCCATCTCGGCCATGATAACCAAGCGGATGAAGGGTTCTTCGGTCTACACCCAGGCCATGTTCAAGGCCGGACTGCCGGTGGACCAGCTGCGCCGCCACAGCCACCTTTCCTCGGCCACCTGCCGCCAGGCCATGAAAAGGGACATCCTGGCCATTCTGCCCCAGATGTCCCTGCATGACATCATCAAGGCCATCAGCCGGACCGACCAGCTGATACTGCCGGTGATAGACGACAACAATAAGTATCTGGCCTCGGTCAACTGGTCGCAGCTCCGGCTGTTCCTGGAGGACGAGCAGACCGGCGGGCTGATTATCGCCCATGACGTGATGATAAAGGTCCCCCAGGTCAAGGCCGATGACAGCCTGTCGCTGGCCCTGATGCACCTGATCAAGAACGACATGCAGGAGATCCCGGTGGTGGAGGATGGTAAATTGGTGGGGCTGATAGGGAACAAGGAGATATTAAAAGGGGGGTTCTGA